AAATAGCCATATTCAATGATAAGAAAGCGATTTAATTTGCCTAATCCCCCGCCAATTGCGAACCTGCCTGAAAACGGTCTGTTATCCTCTTTGCCGCCTTGGAATGCGAATGGTAAACTTCACTAAGCCATATAACAACGTCGTGCAACTAATGGAGGGACATTGACATGGAAGTGCTCAGGCAACTGCAAGTTTTTTTTCGCGAGAGGAGACATTATCTGTTTCTTTCCATTCTATGCCTTGCGATAGCGACGGCCCTGGGACTGGTGTATCCGAACCTGCTCCAAAGGCTCATTGATAACGCTATCATTCCTGGTGACTTCGAGAAAGTCCCGGTGCTGGCTCTGACTGTACTGGGAGTCGTAATTATCAAAGGGTTTATGCAATTTTTACATGGTTTTTTTGGTGGACGGCTAGGAAACTTTCTGGCGTATCGACTCCGCAATGCCTGTTACGAAAAGCTGCAATTTCTGTCCTTCAGATACTATGACACTGCCAAAACGGGGGATCTCATGTCCCGTCTGACCGGTGATCTGGAGGCGATTCGCAACTTTATCGGGTTTGGTTTTGCCCAACTCCTCAATGTGGTACTGATGGTCGTATTCGGCTCTATGATGATGCTGTATATCAACTGGCAGCTCACCCTCTTTACGATGATCAGCATGCCTTTGCTGCTCTTCGTCACATTTAAGTTTGAATCCCGAATTCATCCCACCTTTCAGGAAATGCGGATTGCGCTCAGCGCCTTGACGACAGCGGTACAGGAAAATATAACAGGCGTGCGCACCGTCAAATCTTTTGCCCGTGAATCCTATGAAGTTGAAAAGTTCTCAATACGAAATGAACAGTATAAAAGCAATCAAATTCAGGCTGCTTCCTTGTGGAGTCGCTTTTTCCCCGCCATGGAGCTGATCGCTTCTGTTAGTGTGGTCTTTCTATTAGGGATGGGGGGCTATCTGGTTATTGTAAAGTCGATGACTCTGGGGCAGCTTGTCGCTTTTTTTAGCTTAATTTGGTATATTATCGGTCCGATTTGGAGCATTGGCTTTCATATTAATAACTATACGCAGTCTAAGGCTTCCGGTGAACGGGTCTTGGAGCTATTGAATCAGCATGTAGATGTAACCGATGAACCTGACGCTCTTGCGCTCCATACTGAGCAGGTGAGAGGACATATTACATTTGAACATGTCACGTTTGCTTACGGGAATAAGCTACCCGCTGTTGTTGACGTCAATCTGGATGCGCCACCAGGATCCGTCATTGGGATTTTGGGTGGAACAGGTTCAGGAAAATCGACCATTATTCAGCTCCTTATGCGGGCTTACAACGTGGACGCAGGCAGCATCAAGCTGGACGGAACGGATATACGCCATTTGAAAATTCGTGATTTGCGTGCTCAAATTTCTTCTGTGTTTCAAGAGACGTTTTTGTTCTCATCGTCTATCCGCAACAACATTGCTTATGGTCTAAGCCATGTCAGTATCGATGACATCATACGCGTTTCCAAGCTGGCTCAGGCACATGAATTCATCACCGAGCTGCCGCTGGGTTACGATACCGTCGTCGGTGAACGTGGACTGGGGCTGTCTGGGGGACAAAAACAACGGATTGCCATCGCGCGCGCCCTACTCAAAAATCCAAAAATTCTCGTACTCGATGATGCCACCAGTGCGGTCGATATGGAGACAGAGCATGAAATTCAGACCGGTTTTCAAGAGGTTATGCGTGGACGCACGACATTTATTATAGCTCATCGAATCTCGTCGCTTCGTCATGCCAATGAAATTGTGGTGCTTGAGGAAGGGGAAATTGTCCAGCGAGGAACACATGAACAGCTTATTGCCACTCCAGGCCCGTACCAGGATGTGTATCATATTCAATACGCCGACTACATAGACCAGGCTCCAGACGGTGTATCTGAAAGGCAGGTGAGACCATGAATATACCAGCAGAAAAAGCCAACCCGTTAAAAAAGCCCAAAAATGAACGTTTTGTGTATCAGGATGATGATGTCATTGACAAACCGTTTAACTGGTCAGAATTTAAACGGTTGCTTGCCTACATGAAGCCTTATGCCCGTCAGATCCTGCCGATTCTTCTGGTCATGATGATTCTCGGTACCATCACCAAGCTGACGGTTCCTTATTTGATCAGTCTGGCGATTGATAAGGCGATTGCTCCCGCATGGCCGGCAATGCCCAGCGTGAAGTTGCTATTGCTTATAACGGGTGCGGTGCTATTGCTATATTTGATTCAATGGGCAGCCAATACGTACCGCATTAAATTCACCAATATTATCGGTCAACGCGTTATTTACGATCTGCGAGAAGATCTGTTTAAGCATATTCAAAAGCTTTCTTTCAATTTCTTTGATAAAAGACCGGCCGGGTCTGTATTAGTACGTGTGACGAATGACATTAACTCGCTACAGGATCTGTTTACGAATGGGGCAGTGAATGTCCTGATCGACTGCGTACAGCTCATGGGAATCATTGTCATTTTACTGCTGATTAACTGGAAGCTCGGCTTGGCAGTCATTGTGACCGTCCCCATCATGTTTTTGATCTCAACCAAGCTGCGCGTGCGTATCCGTCGCGCCTGGCAGGAAGTACGCATGAAGAACTCACGCATCAACTCTCATCTGAATGAGTCCATTCAGGGGATTCGTGTGACACAGGCCTATACGCAGGAGCATGAAAACATGGCTTTTTTCGATGACATGAACAGCTCCAGCAAAAGGTCGTGGGATAAAGCCTCCGCTATGAATCAGGTTTTTGGTCCGCTGATTGATATTACAGGAGGGCTGGGTACGCTGGTGCTATTCTGGTTCGGAGCGCATCTGATTCAGACGGATCAGCTTACCGTTGGTCTGCTGGTTGCATTTGCCAACTATGTAGGGAACTTTTGGGAGCCGATTAATCGCCTGGGTCAAATGTACAATCAATTGCTGGTTGCGATGGCTTCATCGGAGAGAATATTTGAGTTTATGGATGAACAGCCGAATATTGCGAACAAGCCGGGAGCCAAGGATTTACCGCTTATTCGGGGCGATATTCAATTTGAAAATGTTGTGTTTGAATATGAAAAGGGACGTCAGGCGCTTAAAGGCATTACTCTCTCTGTCGAGGCGGGCCAGTCCATTGCCCTTGTGGGTCATACCGGATCAGGTAAAAGTACAATCATTAACCTGCTCAGCCGGTTCTATGACATTACGTCAGGGAGGCTTACCATTGATAGTCATGATGTGCGTGACGTGACGGTGGAGAGCTTGCGCAGCCAGATTAGCATTGTGCTTCAGGATACGTTTATATTTTCAGGTACGATTCGCGATAATATTCGTTTTGGCCGTCTGGATGCAACGGATGAGGAGATTGAAATGGCTGCGAAGGCGGTCAATGCTCATGAATTCATCGTTCAATTACCGGGCGGCTACGAAACAGAGGTGGAGGAGCGAGGCGGTATGCTATCCATGGGTCAGCGGCAGCTGTTATCCTTTGCCCGGGCATTGCTTGCCAATCCGCGAATTCTTATTTTGGATGAGGCGACAGCCAGCATTGATACGGAAACAGAACTGAAAATCCAGGATGCCCTTCAGGTTCTGCTGAAAGGAAGGACGTCTTTTATGGTCGCCCACCGTTTGTCTACCATTCGGAATGCCGATCATATTGTTGTACTGGACCATGGAGAGATTCAGGAAAGTGGTAATCATGAGCAATTGATGAAAAAACATGGAATATATCGGGGGCTGGTGGAAGCACAGTTCAGATTTTTGTAAAAAAAAGATCAAAAAATCGCGCTTTTTGTAAATTTTAATGCCGAGCACTATTGCATTCTTGAAGCTAAACCCTGAAAATAAAGATGAAAAGAGATCAGAGCAATATCGTCAGAGGGGGAAGAGTTCAAGATGTGGGGTGCTCCTTTTTCTGCCAACGCTAAGAAGATGCTGCTGCTGGGCAGCGGAGAATTAGGAAAAGAAGTCATTATTGAAGCTCAGCGGCTTGGCGTGGAGTGTATTGCTGTAGACCGGTATGAATTGGCTCCAGCAATGCAGGTGGCCCATCGTTCTCACTGTCTGGATATGCAGGATGCTGAGGCGTTGAAGGCACTAATTCGCAAGGAAAAGCCCGACATAATTGTACCTGAAATCGAAGCTATTGCTACGGGTGCTTTGGAAGAATTGGAGCAAGAGGGATTTCACGTAGTACCAACAGCCCGGGCCGCCCGTCTTACGATGGACCGGGAGGGCATTCGCAGGCTTGCCGCCGAGAAGTTGCAGCTTCCGACCGCCGCCTACCGCTTTGCAGATGATTTTGAGCAGTTGCGGTCAGCGGTTCATGAGCTTGGTACGCCCTGCGTGGTTAAGCCCTTGATGAGCTCGTCAGGTAAAGGGCAGTCTGTATGCCGGACACCTGAAGATGCAGAAGCCTGCTGGAATACGGCGCTGGAAGGCGCACGTGCCAAAACAACACGCGTCATTGTTGAAGCTTTTGTCCCATTTGAGAGCGAAATTACGTTATTGACCGTCAGATCGGTTTCAGGTACGACTTTTTGCCCACCGATTGGCCATATTCAGAAAGACGGGGATTATGTCGAATCCTGGCAACCTCATGGCATGACGGACAAGCAGCTTTCAGAGGCAGAGGATATTGCACGTACGATTACGGATGAATTGGGTGGTTATGGATTGTTTGGCGTTGAGCTGTTTTTAACGGCTGATGGCGTCATATTCAGTGAGGTATCCCCTCGTCCGCATGATACTGGAATGGTAACAATGATTACGCAGGATTTGTCGGAATTTGCGCTTCATGTGCGGGCCATTCTCGGTTTCCCGGTGCCGTCAGTTACGTTGCTTACACCAGGGGCTTCAGCTACCTTGAAGGCAGAATTGGCTACACGGGATTTCGCAATAAGTGGTATGGATGATGCTTTGTCGTTACCCCGGACACAGGTGCGAGTGTTCGGGAAGCCTGAAACCAAGCCGGGACGCCGGATGGCTGTAGCGCTTAGCGCTGCAGGAGATGTGGAGACAGCACGGAAGACGGCCAAAGAGGCTGCTAATATGCTGAAAGTGGAGGTAAATCATGTCTAACAATGTGATGATTCCAGTACTGACAATTCGTTCCGTAGAGCTTGGCGATTGCGAAGCCGTAACTGGATTGCTAAGAGAAGTCGGATATCCGATGACTTGTGGCGTAATGAAAGAGGTTATGGGAACAACGCAGGAGGACAGTCAAGCGAATATGATGGTTGCAGAAATGGATGGTCGTGTTGTCGGAGTAATCGGCATGCATACGGCTCAAAGCTTGGCTTATCCTGATCCTGCTGTACAAATCACCATGCTGGTCGTGAATGGGGAGTGTCGCGGCGAGGGCATTGGCAGACGTCTGGTGGCTTGTGGTGAGGATTGGGGACGTGCGCAAGGATGCAATCATTTATTCATTACTGGAGCGAATAACCGCATCAAACAGGTAGAGGCCAGAGCCTTCTACAATCGAATTGGCTTTGAGAA
This DNA window, taken from Paenibacillus kribbensis, encodes the following:
- a CDS encoding ABC transporter ATP-binding protein codes for the protein MEVLRQLQVFFRERRHYLFLSILCLAIATALGLVYPNLLQRLIDNAIIPGDFEKVPVLALTVLGVVIIKGFMQFLHGFFGGRLGNFLAYRLRNACYEKLQFLSFRYYDTAKTGDLMSRLTGDLEAIRNFIGFGFAQLLNVVLMVVFGSMMMLYINWQLTLFTMISMPLLLFVTFKFESRIHPTFQEMRIALSALTTAVQENITGVRTVKSFARESYEVEKFSIRNEQYKSNQIQAASLWSRFFPAMELIASVSVVFLLGMGGYLVIVKSMTLGQLVAFFSLIWYIIGPIWSIGFHINNYTQSKASGERVLELLNQHVDVTDEPDALALHTEQVRGHITFEHVTFAYGNKLPAVVDVNLDAPPGSVIGILGGTGSGKSTIIQLLMRAYNVDAGSIKLDGTDIRHLKIRDLRAQISSVFQETFLFSSSIRNNIAYGLSHVSIDDIIRVSKLAQAHEFITELPLGYDTVVGERGLGLSGGQKQRIAIARALLKNPKILVLDDATSAVDMETEHEIQTGFQEVMRGRTTFIIAHRISSLRHANEIVVLEEGEIVQRGTHEQLIATPGPYQDVYHIQYADYIDQAPDGVSERQVRP
- a CDS encoding ABC transporter ATP-binding protein; this translates as MNIPAEKANPLKKPKNERFVYQDDDVIDKPFNWSEFKRLLAYMKPYARQILPILLVMMILGTITKLTVPYLISLAIDKAIAPAWPAMPSVKLLLLITGAVLLLYLIQWAANTYRIKFTNIIGQRVIYDLREDLFKHIQKLSFNFFDKRPAGSVLVRVTNDINSLQDLFTNGAVNVLIDCVQLMGIIVILLLINWKLGLAVIVTVPIMFLISTKLRVRIRRAWQEVRMKNSRINSHLNESIQGIRVTQAYTQEHENMAFFDDMNSSSKRSWDKASAMNQVFGPLIDITGGLGTLVLFWFGAHLIQTDQLTVGLLVAFANYVGNFWEPINRLGQMYNQLLVAMASSERIFEFMDEQPNIANKPGAKDLPLIRGDIQFENVVFEYEKGRQALKGITLSVEAGQSIALVGHTGSGKSTIINLLSRFYDITSGRLTIDSHDVRDVTVESLRSQISIVLQDTFIFSGTIRDNIRFGRLDATDEEIEMAAKAVNAHEFIVQLPGGYETEVEERGGMLSMGQRQLLSFARALLANPRILILDEATASIDTETELKIQDALQVLLKGRTSFMVAHRLSTIRNADHIVVLDHGEIQESGNHEQLMKKHGIYRGLVEAQFRFL
- the purT gene encoding formate-dependent phosphoribosylglycinamide formyltransferase, translated to MWGAPFSANAKKMLLLGSGELGKEVIIEAQRLGVECIAVDRYELAPAMQVAHRSHCLDMQDAEALKALIRKEKPDIIVPEIEAIATGALEELEQEGFHVVPTARAARLTMDREGIRRLAAEKLQLPTAAYRFADDFEQLRSAVHELGTPCVVKPLMSSSGKGQSVCRTPEDAEACWNTALEGARAKTTRVIVEAFVPFESEITLLTVRSVSGTTFCPPIGHIQKDGDYVESWQPHGMTDKQLSEAEDIARTITDELGGYGLFGVELFLTADGVIFSEVSPRPHDTGMVTMITQDLSEFALHVRAILGFPVPSVTLLTPGASATLKAELATRDFAISGMDDALSLPRTQVRVFGKPETKPGRRMAVALSAAGDVETARKTAKEAANMLKVEVNHV
- a CDS encoding GNAT family N-acetyltransferase — encoded protein: MSNNVMIPVLTIRSVELGDCEAVTGLLREVGYPMTCGVMKEVMGTTQEDSQANMMVAEMDGRVVGVIGMHTAQSLAYPDPAVQITMLVVNGECRGEGIGRRLVACGEDWGRAQGCNHLFITGANNRIKQVEARAFYNRIGFEKQGYRFSKKLR